Sequence from the Candidatus Dormiibacterota bacterium genome:
CCCCATTGGCGTGACAGGTCATGGTAGCCGGATCCCCCCGTCCGGGTCAAGGCCGGGAACGCCCGGGGCATCCCCGGTTCCGGCTATCCCGGTCATCGGCTGGCCGCAGCGCGGCATCTTCTTTATATTGGTGGGCATGCCTTCTCTGCCCCGGTCCCGCGCAGGACGATGGGCTCTGCTGGGCGCCGGGGTCCTCCTCTGCGGCATGGTGGTGGACGCCACGCTCGTCGAGCCGAACTGGATCGAGGTCGTGCGCTCGGTCGAGTACCTGCCGATGATTCGCCCGATCGCCCCCGACCTGACGCTCGTGCACATCAGCGACATCCATATCGCGTCACTGGGGTATCGCGAGCGGCGGGCGATCGAGATCATCGACAGCGCGCACCCGGACATCATCGTCATCTCGGGCGACCTCGTCCGCGGGCACGATCACCGGGAGGAGCTCCGATCGTTTCTCGGCGCGCTGCGCGCGCGTTACGGCAAGTTCGTCGTCTGGGGCAACCACGACTACGGGGACCGGGTCCCCGGAACCTGGGGTCCGGAGGTCGTGGAGAGCGCAGGCTTCACCCTTCTCCGTAACAGCAGCAGGACGATCCTCTACCCGGGAGGGAAGATCGTGATCGCCGGTCTCGACGATCCGGTCACGGGACACGACAACCTGAGGCTCGCCATGGCGCGCGTCTCGCGCAGCGACGCCTGCATCCTCGTCGCCCACAGCCCCGACGTCGTGCGCGATCTGGGCAACTGGGACATCGATTTCGTCCTCGCGGGCCACACGCACGGCGGCCAGGTGCGCCTGCCGATCATCGGCGCGCTCTATATCCCGTACGCCTCGCGCGATCACCAGCAGGGATGGTACGACGTCGCACGGGAGGTGCGGTTGCACGTGAGCCGCGGGCTCGGCTGGTCGTGGCTCCCCGTCCGTTTCCTCTGCCGTCCGACCATCGACGTCATCACGCTGCGCGCCGGCGCGCCCCCCGGCAAGCGCGCCCGGAGCATCATCGGGCAGTCGTAAGCCTCGCGCCCTCGATCGATCCCGCCCCGCGCGATCGCCGGAGGGGCGCAGGACGCGCGATCTATTGACAGTCGATCAACTTCGATGTTATACCGGCGACGGATTTTTTCGATCGTCGATCGCATTCGGATGATGCCTCGGTGCGACGCGAAAGGGGGTGAGTGGCCATTCCGAAAAAGAAGAAAGGCGCCAAGAAGAAGGGGGGAAAGATGAAGAAGGGGAAGAGATAGGTCCCCCTTCATTGTGAACTGGCTCGCGAGGGGTGACGCCGTCACCCCTCTTCTCTTGTCCGCCGCACCGCACGGAGGCACGCGTGAACTCCTCGAGGACCTGGAAGAGCGGCGAGATCTGCAGAATCTCCGGAACCTACCGGTGCCAGAACTGCCATCTGGCGGGTCGCGAGCTCACCCTGGAGCTCCAAGCGGGGAAGGTCTTCCCGATGTGCAATTCCTGCCCGGAGAAGGACGTCACCTGGATGCTGATCCGGCCATCCTCCGCGATCAGGGCGACCGCTTGATCTCCCGGCGCTCCCGCAGGCGCGCCTTCAAGTCCCTGATCTCCTTGAGCCGCTCGACCAGCGTCTTCTCGTAACCGACAGGCTTCGGCTCGTAGTACCGCCGCCCGCGCACGCGGTCGGGCAGGCACTCCATGTCCGTCGTCCCTTCCTCGACGTCATGCGCGTACTGGTAGTCTCTGCCATAGCCGAGACTCTTCATGAGTCCCGTTGGAGCGTTCCGGATCGCGAGCGGGACCGGGTCGGTGAGACCCGCGTCCAGATCCTCGCGGACCCGGCCCAGGGCGACGTACAGCGCGTTGCTCTTGGGCGCGAGCGCCAGGTAGACCGCCGCCTGGCCCAGGGCCAGGGTCCCCTCGGGCATCCCAAGGAAGTCGAACGCGTCCTTGGCGTCGAGAGCGACCCTCAGAGCCTGCGGGTCGGCGTTCCCGACGTCCTCCGACGCGAAGCGCACCATACGTCTCGCCAGATACAGCGGGTCCTCTCCCGACTCGAGCATGCGCAGCAGCCAGTACAGGGCGGCGTCGGCGTCGCTGTTGCGCAGCGACTTGTGCAACGCCGAGATCAGGTTGAAGTGCTCTTCGCCGGCCTTGTCGTAGAGGAGCGGCGCGCGCTCGGCGGCCCGCGCGATCGAGGCCCGGTCCACGGGGCGCGTACCGTCGGCCGCCTCGGCCGTCGTCGTCGCGAGAAGCTCCAGGATGTTGAGCGCCCGCCGCGCGTCCCCTCCGGACAGGGACGCGAGGTACAGGAGATCGTCCTCGGAAACTACGACGCGCCGGGAAGCCACACCCCGCGGAGACCGGACCGCCCGGTCGAGGATCAGAGCGAGGGCCCGCTCGGAGAGCGCCGGCAGCGTGTGGACGGTGCAGCGCGACAGCAGGGCGGCGTTCACCTCGAACGACGGGTTCTCCGTGGTCGCGCCGATGAGCGTGATGGCGCCGCTCTCGACGTAGGGCAGGAAGGCGTCCTGCTGCGCTCGGTTGAAGCGGTGGATCTCGTCCACGAACAGAATCGTTCGCCGTCCCGTGGCGCGCCGGTACTGCTCGGCCGCGCGCATGACGTCTTTGATCTCCTTGATGCCGGAAAGGACGGCGCTGAACTGGATGAACTGGGCCCGCGTCAGGCGGGCGACGAGACGCGCCAGAGTGGTCTTCCCGGATCCAGGCGGCCCCCACAGGATCATCGAACGGACCTGGTCGCGCTCGATCGCCGCGCGCAGCGGCCGTCCTGGGCCGATCAGCTCGTCCTGCCCGACGAGCTCGTCGAGAGTTTCGGGACGCATTCGATCGGCGAGGGGCGCCGACTCGGGCGCGCGCGCCGGGTCGCCGGGACGCGGGGAGTCCGGGTCCGATGAGAAGAGTTCCATGCCAGGAGGTTAGACGCGGACCGGAGGCCTGTCAATCAAGCCAGGGTGCGGCCGCCGGTCGCGCCCGGGGGAAGAGCCAGGTCTTCGCGGCCCGCCGTGCGCGGGCGCGCCACGGATCAGCCCGCGTTCTTCTGCAGCACCGGCATCCGGAGGGGCCTGTCCGCGGGGACGTCCTCGGCTCCGCCCTGACCGAAGCTGCGCAGGTCGCGGACCTTGCTGTTCGCCAGAGTGGTGACGACCGCGTCGTAGACCGACAGCGCCGCCATCAGAGACTCGCGGCTGTGCTTCTCGAACGACTTCAGCGCGCGGCCGATCTCGAGCTCGCCGAGCTCGCGCGGCTCGCGCTTGCTGGATTCCCGCACCGCCGCGACCGCCCCATTGATCACCTCCAGGGCGTCGGCGAGGATCCGCCGCTCCTCCGGCGTGAAGGCGCTGAACTGGTACGCGAGCTCGTAGACGTCAGACTTGAGTCTTTCCATCTCGGTCGCCCCGTTCTCCCAGTGCCGGCCGGTGAGAATCCATTCGATCGACGTGTGACCGATGCGCGCCAGCTCGAGCAGCCGCTTCACTTCGGGCAGGATACCGTTCTCGTACTTGTGCACCGCGGGCTGCGTGGCGCCCAGAAGTTCGGCCATCTGCCACTGCCGCAGCGCCTTGCTCTTTCGCAGGGACTTGATGCGTTCGCCAATGACGAGCTTGTCGAGT
This genomic interval carries:
- a CDS encoding metallophosphoesterase, giving the protein MPSLPRSRAGRWALLGAGVLLCGMVVDATLVEPNWIEVVRSVEYLPMIRPIAPDLTLVHISDIHIASLGYRERRAIEIIDSAHPDIIVISGDLVRGHDHREELRSFLGALRARYGKFVVWGNHDYGDRVPGTWGPEVVESAGFTLLRNSSRTILYPGGKIVIAGLDDPVTGHDNLRLAMARVSRSDACILVAHSPDVVRDLGNWDIDFVLAGHTHGGQVRLPIIGALYIPYASRDHQQGWYDVAREVRLHVSRGLGWSWLPVRFLCRPTIDVITLRAGAPPGKRARSIIGQS
- a CDS encoding replication-associated recombination protein A — encoded protein: MELFSSDPDSPRPGDPARAPESAPLADRMRPETLDELVGQDELIGPGRPLRAAIERDQVRSMILWGPPGSGKTTLARLVARLTRAQFIQFSAVLSGIKEIKDVMRAAEQYRRATGRRTILFVDEIHRFNRAQQDAFLPYVESGAITLIGATTENPSFEVNAALLSRCTVHTLPALSERALALILDRAVRSPRGVASRRVVVSEDDLLYLASLSGGDARRALNILELLATTTAEAADGTRPVDRASIARAAERAPLLYDKAGEEHFNLISALHKSLRNSDADAALYWLLRMLESGEDPLYLARRMVRFASEDVGNADPQALRVALDAKDAFDFLGMPEGTLALGQAAVYLALAPKSNALYVALGRVREDLDAGLTDPVPLAIRNAPTGLMKSLGYGRDYQYAHDVEEGTTDMECLPDRVRGRRYYEPKPVGYEKTLVERLKEIRDLKARLRERREIKRSP
- a CDS encoding helix-turn-helix transcriptional regulator gives rise to the protein MEPLDKLVIGERIKSLRKSKALRQWQMAELLGATQPAVHKYENGILPEVKRLLELARIGHTSIEWILTGRHWENGATEMERLKSDVYELAYQFSAFTPEERRILADALEVINGAVAAVRESSKREPRELGELEIGRALKSFEKHSRESLMAALSVYDAVVTTLANSKVRDLRSFGQGGAEDVPADRPLRMPVLQKNAG